Proteins from a single region of Phycisphaeraceae bacterium D3-23:
- a CDS encoding aldehyde dehydrogenase family protein, translated as MTTVPHIPILRLGRSYRSVNTRPIVDLGTGETVAEMSVGNAGLIRRDAARFEEASTALSAIPCRDLIAMSAKAGELFMNAELPLGDGTQTSDDYVRQLSRTSGLPHTLVRANMAKVHDALTHLEEIVHGLTRGVPLEVIDTGFGEVNGTPVSFYPTSHALGMVMPSNSPGVNALWLPSIAFKTPVILKPGSDEPWTPWRVIQAMIAAGVPKEAFGFYPTDHEGSAAVMDLCDRSIIFGGEATMKRYGGDPRVEVHGPGWSKVIIGEDCIDEWPEYLDIIVQSIAANSGRSCINASTVIVPREGRDLALRLAERLSKITPRPADDPEAQLSAIANPKIADWVNAQLVAGRGTPGAVDYTAHLRDNPDCVVQFQGRTYILPTVIYCLDKWDHPLCNTEFMFPFASVVEVDQDKVLDKIGPTLVVSAITKDPAFTSQLLQCKNIQRLNLGPAPTSSAQWDQPHEGNLFEFLYQRRAIYHAQPLATTGAGA; from the coding sequence ATGACCACCGTCCCCCACATCCCGATCCTACGCCTGGGCCGGAGCTATCGCAGCGTCAATACCCGGCCAATCGTGGATTTGGGCACGGGCGAGACGGTCGCGGAGATGTCGGTCGGCAACGCGGGCCTGATCCGGCGTGATGCCGCACGGTTCGAAGAAGCAAGCACGGCGCTCTCGGCGATCCCCTGCCGGGACCTGATCGCGATGTCGGCCAAGGCCGGCGAACTGTTCATGAACGCTGAGTTGCCCTTGGGCGATGGCACGCAGACCTCCGACGACTATGTCCGTCAGCTCTCGCGCACCAGCGGCCTACCACATACGCTGGTCCGGGCCAACATGGCCAAGGTACATGACGCGCTGACGCACCTGGAAGAGATCGTGCACGGCCTGACGCGCGGCGTCCCGCTGGAGGTGATCGATACCGGGTTCGGTGAGGTCAACGGCACACCGGTGAGTTTCTACCCGACCTCACATGCGCTAGGCATGGTGATGCCGAGCAACTCGCCGGGCGTCAACGCGCTCTGGCTGCCTTCGATCGCGTTTAAGACCCCGGTCATCCTGAAGCCCGGGAGCGACGAGCCGTGGACCCCCTGGCGTGTCATTCAGGCCATGATTGCGGCCGGCGTCCCCAAAGAAGCGTTCGGGTTCTACCCGACGGATCACGAGGGCTCGGCCGCGGTGATGGACCTCTGCGACCGCTCGATCATCTTCGGCGGCGAGGCCACCATGAAGCGCTACGGCGGCGACCCCCGCGTCGAGGTGCACGGCCCGGGCTGGTCGAAGGTCATCATCGGCGAGGACTGCATTGATGAATGGCCAGAGTATCTCGACATCATCGTTCAGTCGATCGCGGCGAACTCCGGCCGATCCTGCATCAACGCTTCGACGGTGATCGTGCCAAGGGAGGGCCGCGACCTCGCTTTGCGTTTGGCCGAGCGTTTATCAAAGATTACGCCTCGGCCTGCCGACGATCCGGAGGCGCAGCTCAGCGCCATCGCCAATCCCAAGATTGCAGATTGGGTCAACGCGCAACTCGTTGCGGGTCGGGGAACACCGGGTGCCGTTGATTACACCGCGCACCTCCGTGACAATCCCGACTGTGTCGTCCAGTTCCAGGGCCGGACTTACATCTTGCCAACTGTCATCTATTGCCTCGATAAGTGGGACCACCCTCTTTGCAATACCGAGTTCATGTTCCCCTTCGCCTCGGTCGTCGAGGTAGACCAGGACAAGGTGCTCGATAAGATCGGCCCGACCCTCGTCGTCAGCGCGATCACGAAGGACCCCGCGTTTACGAGTCAACTGCTCCAGTGCAAGAACATCCAGCGGCTGAACCTCGGCCCGGCACCGACCTCCAGTGCGCAGTGGGACCAGCCCCACGAGGGCAACCTGTTCGAGTTTCTGTATCAGCGGCGCGCGATCTATCACGCCCAGCCGCTAGCCACGACCGGAGCCGGGGCATGA
- a CDS encoding PQQ-binding-like beta-propeller repeat protein, whose protein sequence is MMQRFRRIAMMLLAAALSYTAPAALAEDEPERRDWPHPRGGLMGAGVAEGVELADGYAPAWVYETGGAVLSSPAIVDSVVFVGSEDKHLYAIHGASGELKWRFEAQSLIDASPVVVEGVVYVGTDGGVLHAIDAETGEALWAFEAGGRISGEAGVTTVTNGAGENTKVVLAGSHDGSLYCIDADTGEERWAYETGDYINCGITLYRNTIVLGGCDTYLHLIDLRTGEGKGEVALGGEVSGTPALADGFAYLGHMQNEVVAVNLRTKEVAWRFADRNFPYVGAPAIAGDRLVIGSRGRRLYCLDRRTGEELWGVRTHGGVEGAPVVAGGRAIFGSAGGRLSIVTLSNGEPVWQHDLGAAINVSPAVVPGLVVVGSEDGSVYAFKPADQ, encoded by the coding sequence ATGATGCAACGATTCAGACGGATCGCGATGATGTTGCTTGCCGCCGCGCTCTCGTACACCGCGCCGGCCGCCCTGGCCGAGGACGAGCCCGAGCGACGCGACTGGCCTCACCCGCGCGGCGGCCTAATGGGTGCCGGGGTCGCGGAGGGCGTCGAGCTGGCAGACGGTTACGCTCCCGCCTGGGTCTACGAGACCGGCGGCGCGGTCCTCTCCTCACCCGCGATTGTCGATAGCGTGGTTTTTGTCGGATCGGAAGACAAGCACCTGTACGCGATCCACGGCGCCAGCGGGGAGCTGAAGTGGCGGTTCGAGGCGCAGTCCCTGATCGATGCCTCGCCCGTCGTTGTGGAGGGTGTGGTCTACGTCGGGACGGACGGCGGCGTGCTCCACGCGATCGATGCCGAGACCGGCGAAGCGCTCTGGGCGTTCGAGGCCGGCGGTCGCATCTCCGGCGAGGCGGGGGTGACGACGGTCACCAACGGCGCCGGCGAGAACACGAAGGTCGTCTTGGCGGGCAGCCACGACGGATCGCTGTACTGCATCGACGCCGACACCGGTGAGGAACGATGGGCCTACGAGACCGGCGACTACATTAACTGCGGCATCACCCTGTACCGCAACACGATCGTGCTCGGCGGCTGCGACACGTACCTCCACCTGATCGACCTGCGCACCGGCGAGGGCAAGGGAGAGGTCGCACTGGGCGGCGAGGTCTCGGGGACTCCGGCGCTGGCCGACGGGTTTGCCTACCTGGGCCACATGCAGAATGAGGTGGTCGCGGTCAACCTCAGGACCAAGGAAGTCGCCTGGCGCTTTGCGGACCGCAACTTTCCCTACGTCGGAGCGCCCGCCATTGCCGGCGACCGGCTGGTCATCGGCTCGCGCGGCCGGCGGCTATATTGCCTGGACCGCCGTACCGGCGAGGAGCTCTGGGGCGTCCGCACCCACGGCGGGGTCGAGGGGGCGCCCGTCGTCGCCGGCGGGCGAGCCATCTTCGGGTCGGCCGGTGGCCGACTGTCCATCGTCACCCTCAGCAACGGCGAGCCCGTCTGGCAACACGACCTGGGCGCCGCGATCAACGTCAGCCCCGCCGTCGTCCCCGGGCTGGTCGTCGTGGGCAGCGAGGACGGCAGTGTCTACGCCTTCAAACCCGCTGATCAATAA
- a CDS encoding iron-containing alcohol dehydrogenase gives MTSITTPSPTDLEHTPGTRLVFGVDALEQVGELAGELGARRVMMISDPGVTDAGHTARAHAIVEAAGLAAQSYTGVHENPSTADVNSAVACAKRFEPDLLVGLGGGSALDTTKGCNFIYTNGGVMADYHHTDREVRPMLPMIAVPTTHGTGSEAQSYALIADEYTHMKMACGSPHALPRIALLDPRLTLTQPHSVATCTGIDAITHAIESYVCTRRNPVSARYAIESFTLTINALPRVIEDPADLKARGDMLLGAAYAGLAIENSMLGSAHASANPLTARFGTVHGQAVGVMLPHVIRFNAIDPAANRHYAELAKRAGLACSDELADRITALLLQAGLQPGLATLGVDPSSFGALSVQAAGQWTARFNPRAITADDFAGLYQQAYNVEQQA, from the coding sequence ATGACCTCGATCACCACCCCCAGCCCGACCGACCTGGAGCACACGCCCGGCACGCGGCTGGTGTTCGGCGTCGATGCGTTGGAACAGGTCGGCGAACTGGCCGGTGAGTTAGGGGCCAGGCGGGTGATGATGATCAGCGACCCCGGCGTGACCGACGCCGGCCATACCGCACGCGCGCATGCCATCGTCGAGGCCGCGGGGCTTGCCGCACAGTCGTACACCGGCGTACACGAGAACCCTTCGACCGCAGATGTGAACAGCGCCGTCGCGTGTGCCAAGCGGTTTGAGCCGGACCTGCTCGTCGGCCTGGGGGGCGGCTCGGCGCTGGACACCACCAAGGGCTGCAACTTCATCTACACCAACGGCGGGGTCATGGCCGACTACCACCATACCGACCGCGAGGTCCGGCCCATGCTGCCGATGATCGCCGTACCCACGACCCACGGTACCGGCAGCGAGGCGCAGTCCTACGCCCTGATCGCGGACGAGTACACCCACATGAAGATGGCGTGCGGCTCACCCCACGCCCTGCCAAGGATCGCGCTGCTCGATCCCAGGCTGACGCTCACCCAGCCCCACTCGGTGGCGACCTGCACCGGCATCGACGCGATCACCCACGCCATCGAGTCTTACGTCTGCACGAGGCGTAACCCGGTCTCCGCCCGCTATGCGATTGAGTCATTCACGCTGACCATCAACGCCCTGCCACGTGTCATCGAAGACCCGGCCGACCTTAAGGCCCGCGGCGACATGCTGCTGGGCGCGGCTTACGCCGGGCTCGCCATCGAGAACAGCATGCTCGGCTCGGCCCACGCATCGGCGAACCCGCTCACCGCGCGTTTCGGCACGGTCCACGGCCAGGCCGTCGGCGTAATGCTACCGCACGTCATCCGCTTCAACGCCATCGATCCTGCGGCCAACCGGCACTACGCCGAACTCGCCAAACGCGCTGGCCTGGCTTGCAGCGACGAGCTGGCCGACCGCATCACCGCGTTGCTTTTACAGGCCGGGCTACAGCCGGGCCTGGCGACCCTCGGTGTCGACCCGTCGTCCTTCGGTGCTCTGTCCGTGCAGGCGGCTGGGCAATGGACGGCGCGATTCAACCCGCGGGCGATCACCGCCGACGACTTCGCGGGGCTGTACCAACAGGCCTACAACGTGGAGCAGCAAGCATGA